Genomic segment of Sphingopyxis lindanitolerans:
CGGCGCCATCGGCGGATAGCCGCCGGGGTCGAAGCCGATCGTCGCGCCGGTGCCGGGGGCATGGTCGGCGACGATCGCGGTCATCCTGGCCTTCACGCGGTCGATCTGTTCAAGGGACAGCGCGCGCAAATCGCCGCGCGCGATCGCGATCGCGGGAATGATGTTCGTCTTGCCGTTCGCGGTGGCGCGGATGCCGCCGGCGTCGAGTTCGGCCTGCTGCCCGCCCGCGACCAGCCCGACGTTGAAGGTCAGGTTCGGTTCGGGCAGTTCGGTGCGGAAACGGTGGATGATCCGTACCAGTTCATAGATCGCGCCCTCGCCCGCCTCGGCGCTGAAGATGCCCGAGCTGTGGCTCGCCTTGCCGGTCGCGGTCACGGTCCAGCTATCCGACGAGCGCCGCGCGACCGACCCCATGTCGGCGCCCGCATCGCGCACCAGCCCCTCGAAATCGAGCGCGACGTCGCTGCGCTTGCCCGCCGCGATCAGGTCGGCGCGGGCCTTTTCGATCGGGGTGCCGGTGTCCTCTTCGTCGCCGGTCATGTGAAATTCGATATTCGCGCCCTTGAGCGTCCCCGCCGCCGCCATCGCGCGCAGCGCCGCGACGACGACGACCATCCCGCCCTTGTCGTCGCCCGCGCCGGGGCCTTCGCCCCAATCGCCCTTGCGGACGAAGGTCTGGAACGGCGAATCGGGTTCGAACACCGTG
This window contains:
- a CDS encoding M20/M25/M40 family metallo-hydrolase codes for the protein MKSLPFAALIALQLALAPAAQAKLSPAEATMAKTVEAEQGRSLALLETLVNQNSGSQNLEGVEKIGAMMRAELEPLGFKVEWKPMTDTGRAGHLIATHSGKPGAKRLLLIGHLDTVFEPDSPFQTFVRKGDWGEGPGAGDDKGGMVVVVAALRAMAAAGTLKGANIEFHMTGDEEDTGTPIEKARADLIAAGKRSDVALDFEGLVRDAGADMGSVARRSSDSWTVTATGKASHSSGIFSAEAGEGAIYELVRIIHRFRTELPEPNLTFNVGLVAGGQQAELDAGGIRATANGKTNIIPAIAIARGDLRALSLEQIDRVKARMTAIVADHAPGTGATIGFDPGGYPPMAPTAGNKALLVKLNGVNRDLGLAEMAALDPLKRGAGDISFVAADVDGLAGLGPYSTGDHAPGEAVDIPSIARQATRAAILMSRLSAEKR